A window of the Gemmatimonadota bacterium genome harbors these coding sequences:
- a CDS encoding sigma 54-interacting transcriptional regulator translates to MGCERWFTVDVRVVAATNVNPSEQAAKGLFLPDLLARIEAGRTLPASRAGMTFRPCSPMPSADPVGVWARHAPSISDELLAAVLR, encoded by the coding sequence ATGGGTTGCGAGCGCTGGTTCACCGTCGATGTCCGTGTGGTAGCGGCGACGAACGTCAACCCCAGCGAGCAAGCCGCGAAAGGGCTCTTCCTGCCCGACCTGCTTGCGCGGATCGAAGCCGGTCGCACGCTTCCCGCTTCGCGCGCCGGGATGACCTTCCGACCCTGCTCGCCGATGCCATCAGCGGATCCTGTCGGCGTATGGGCGCGCCACGCGCCCAGCATCTCGGACGAACTGCTGGCGGCGGTGCTCCGGTGA
- a CDS encoding RHS repeat protein → MARSGGHDLDRNYDIGATTPFEATRRSVLSYAYDLSGRRTSRTDHLSGTQRYAYDALGQLASTTDRAVSGATPSSSRSRSTHSAACGPRACPRRASRPRGPTTSRDGRPSGPRKGSATPSSMIHAANASACVVAP, encoded by the coding sequence ATGGCGCGCTCGGGCGGACACGACCTGGATCGCAACTATGACATCGGTGCGACGACGCCGTTCGAGGCGACCCGGCGGAGTGTCCTGTCCTACGCGTACGACCTCTCGGGACGCCGCACCTCGCGCACCGACCACCTGTCCGGCACGCAGCGTTACGCCTACGACGCGCTCGGCCAGCTCGCATCGACCACGGACCGGGCGGTGAGCGGGGCGACTCCGTCGTCGTCACGTTCTCGTTCGACGCACTCGGCCGCCTGCGGACCCAGAGCGTGCCCTCGGCGAGCGTCACGGCCTCGTGGACCTACGACATCGAGGGACGGCCGACCATCCGGGCCGAGGAAGGGTTCAGCGACACCATCCAGTATGATCCACGCGGCAAACGCATCAGCGTGCGTGGTCGCACCGTGA